In the genome of Longimicrobiaceae bacterium, one region contains:
- a CDS encoding YihY/virulence factor BrkB family protein, whose protein sequence is PAAAAPAGVNRIAVLVAAQGGRPAAPPTPSRTVPPPTAAASTASARPAEGFVKRVWREVQEDDVIGQAAKLAYFAFLSLPPALLVIFGFTGFFGGNAAAMWITERLGSALPEDASALVDQFVQQVVYEQAPGPFSLGLLLALWAASNVFAALADSLNKAYDVKEGRSWLRRRAIAIGVMLAFAVLFLAGSMAILAGPAIARSIGLWGTAEAVWGLLQWPLAFLLVVGAFWIAYYVLPNRDQWADKWKIFKGAAIAAVLWALATTGFRYYIANFGSYGETYGFLGVIIVLLLWMYMTGLVVLLGGEINSEM, encoded by the coding sequence CCCCGCCGCGGCGGCTCCGGCCGGCGTGAACCGCATCGCCGTGCTCGTGGCGGCGCAGGGCGGGCGGCCCGCAGCACCACCGACCCCCTCCCGGACCGTTCCCCCGCCCACGGCGGCGGCCTCCACCGCGTCCGCGCGGCCGGCGGAGGGCTTCGTGAAGCGCGTGTGGCGCGAGGTCCAGGAGGACGACGTCATAGGGCAGGCCGCGAAGCTGGCGTACTTCGCCTTCCTCTCGCTTCCCCCGGCGCTCCTGGTGATCTTCGGGTTCACGGGATTCTTCGGGGGGAACGCCGCCGCGATGTGGATCACCGAACGGCTGGGCAGCGCGCTCCCGGAGGACGCATCCGCGCTGGTCGACCAGTTCGTGCAGCAGGTGGTGTACGAGCAGGCGCCGGGGCCCTTCTCGCTCGGCCTGCTGCTGGCGCTCTGGGCGGCCTCCAACGTCTTCGCGGCGCTCGCGGACTCGCTGAACAAGGCGTACGACGTGAAGGAGGGCCGCTCCTGGCTCAGGCGCCGCGCCATCGCGATCGGGGTGATGCTGGCGTTCGCCGTGCTCTTCCTGGCCGGGAGCATGGCCATCCTCGCGGGGCCGGCCATCGCACGGTCAATCGGCCTGTGGGGGACGGCCGAGGCGGTCTGGGGCCTGCTCCAGTGGCCGCTCGCGTTCCTCCTGGTGGTGGGCGCCTTCTGGATCGCTTACTACGTCCTCCCGAACCGGGACCAGTGGGCGGACAAGTGGAAGATCTTCAAGGGCGCCGCCATCGCGGCGGTCCTCTGGGCGCTCGCCACCACCGGCTTCCGCTACTACATCGCCAACTTCGGCTCGTACGGGGAGACGTACGGCTTCCTGGGCGTGATCATCGTCCTGCTGTTGTGGATGTACATGACCGGGCTCGTGGTGCTGCTGGGCGGGGAGATCAACTCGGAGATGTAG
- a CDS encoding peptidoglycan recognition family protein yields MSAPAIPALSGLPSAPKRIILHWTGGAKSANGMDRQHYHYIINQDGTIVAGVHPVAANLKAQLANGAYAAHTGGYNTGSVGVSFAGMLNAVRGGSFGPAPLTASQVAAGLRFVTQLCDKWQIEPTHKRLFTHMEAWTLHGVKGVQNDKKWDIAALQFRPDLGEADVGPWLRDEVRRLQNAGG; encoded by the coding sequence ATGAGCGCACCCGCGATCCCCGCCCTTTCCGGCCTGCCGTCCGCCCCCAAGCGGATCATCCTGCACTGGACGGGCGGCGCGAAGTCGGCCAACGGGATGGACCGGCAGCACTATCACTACATCATCAACCAGGACGGCACCATCGTCGCCGGGGTGCACCCGGTGGCGGCGAACCTCAAGGCGCAGCTCGCCAACGGCGCCTACGCAGCGCACACCGGTGGCTACAACACCGGGTCGGTGGGGGTGTCGTTCGCGGGGATGCTGAACGCCGTCCGCGGGGGCAGCTTCGGGCCGGCCCCCCTCACCGCGTCGCAGGTGGCGGCCGGGCTGCGCTTCGTCACGCAGCTCTGCGACAAGTGGCAGATCGAGCCCACGCACAAGCGGCTCTTCACCCACATGGAGGCGTGGACCCTGCACGGGGTGAAGGGGGTGCAGAACGACAAGAAGTGGGACATCGCGGCCCTCCAGTTCCGCCCGGACCTCGGGGAGGCGGACGTCGGGCCGTGGCTGCGGGACGAGGTACGCCGGCTCCAGAACGCCGGGGGCTGA